In Euphorbia lathyris chromosome 2, ddEupLath1.1, whole genome shotgun sequence, the sequence CTCTTGCTCGGATACATATATCTTAAGTGTAGAGTTTGGTAATATGTATTAAAATGAGTCTATAAATGATTTGCCTTATTGAGCTAGTTTTATAAATTTCGTGAGTTAGTTATCCCAAAATTGAGAATCATAGATTTAATTTTGCCTAGAAAAGTAACAAAGAAATTGGAGAACCAATTATTTAAGACGATGCGCCGCCCTAGCAATAAATAATCAGGGTGAGAAGAATATGAAGCTCATTAAACCAACATCCTTAACATCCTTAAGTCTAACTCAAACAATAAATAAACTAACCGCAACTGAAACGGTCAAACACAAGCATGTTGCCCTACAATCTATGTTCTTGTCTGTCCCTCCctccctctctttctctctccctcACGTGCTTTACCTAGAAAAAGGTTTGCCTTGTAAGAGAAAAAAAACCATATTCTAAAAAATCAATAAGAAGAAAACCCCATTTCCATTTCCATGACCTCAATCTGATCTGATGCCTACTCCCGCCCATTTGGCCTTCTGGGTCCCTTTAGTGGAGCGATAAAAAAACACTAGTGTCCAGTTTCTATCATGCCTACCAGCTCATTTCCTCTTTTTTCTACTCATTAAAAATTGAAACTTTCTTGTTCCTTGTATGAAAACACCCCCCCTTTCCTTATCAGATTGGACCAACATAACTGCTACTACTAGATAGAAGAACAAGTCGACGGTACCCTATCTGGGTCCTACACGTAACCCTGGATTTAGGAGAAAttaaaattcaacaacaaacgtGGCTTACACCACATTTCGTTGTCTCACACTCACCATTAACCTCTCCCCCCACTAACTCTTTTTTATGCAGTTCTTGGGGTTGGGGTTGAAACGTTTCGATTtctgtgtgtgtgtgtgttctAGGTTTCTTATTTGCAGAAATCAGTTTTGTTTTCTAGTGCTTTTGAGcttctgcttcttttttctCGAAGATAAGCTCTAATTTGGAGggttttctttctttctgtTCTTGGATCCATTTCTTCTGGTAAGTGAAAAAGTTGATTTCTTGCTCTTATAAATAGTAGTATTATTAAAGTTTGCTTCTTGCTTTATGCAAgggtttatattttattatgtcAACATTATTTTCACTCACTTTGGGTATGGATTTGTGATGGTTCAtttaattatttgttatttttgtgGGTCTGTCTTTATAAAGCGGTGCAGGAGATGAAAAATTGATCCTTTTTCTCATCTGTCAACAATTTTATAGGTTTTAGGGAGAGCTGGGGTTTTGGAATTCAGGAAAGGGGAGAGTAAAATTGATGTGGTCTTCAATTATTACTTTCAGTGAGCTGGAGCCATCCAGTTAATCTGGAACATGTATGTGACTTGCTTTCTCTGTGttttttcttgcatcaagaatAATGCATGATTGATTTATATCTAATTATCTATCTTCATATATGTATGATGATTGCAATCTATGAATTCTTGCTCAACTGCTTCCTAATTGCTATTGTgaatcatgttttttttttcttttctagttTGGCTGATGATTATATGATGTCTTTTATTGCCTTGATTTCTGTAATCAAACATGAAAGAAAGAACTTTCAATCTTATGTTTCAAGAGTTTTGTGGCACTGATTTTCTTTGTACCGTTATGAAATCTACTAGATTGCTCAGATTCTGATGTTAAATTTTAGATGTTTAGCTTTCTTATGGATTCCCATCattcatttttccttttcagATTCCTTTATATATGACTTGGCCTGTGGGAGACTCATCTATGGTGGCTTCTGAATTCACATAATTTAGTTAAGAATATGGGAAACAAAGTTGTTCGTCATTAGTATGCTTTATTAGCTAGGAGGTTCAAGATGGAAGATACATTTACAGAGAAAATTGGGTGTGCTAACGATGATTCCTTCTCGCTTATTGTGGACAAGGATGGAGGATTATTGGGTGAAAAATGTTTAGAAAGTTCAGAAGCGAAGTCGAAAAGATTGGTGAGAAGGGTAAATTCACAAAACACCTTGGTATTAAAAGTTAAGCAATTGCAACACAGTAGAAGTTCCATTAAGGAATCATTTCTTCGAAGCATGCGTATCTTGGACAGTTGGATCCCGAAGCATATGATGACTGTAGATGAGAAATATATTCGTCGTTGCCTAGAATTTATTCATATTAGTGCTTCAAAAGCACCCCCTACCAGCATTTCCTTAAACTTGGGATGGGGAGAATTGGATGTTTTGTCTCATGGCTTGATTCCAGCAAAAATAGGGAATGAATATGAATGTATTTTCACTAGATTTCATGTTGACTGTCCCGTATCATCTGGAAACGGGAGTGTGGTCATTAGCCCTGCCAGAGACTGGATTGTTGGTTCAATCATGGGTAGCAAGAGTATGGTAAATATACTTAACAGCCCTTTGTTTCGGAAATATGGTGCATATGACGGTGAAACCAATTTCGGGAAAGTGAGTTTCAGTGACATTGATGAATCAACATGTTATGATTTCATGAACTCTCCGGGTGTTTTAAGTAACTATTCATCAAGCAATCTGTACAAAGAAGCCGCATTTCCTGGAAAGCAAACCTATAAATCTGAGAGACTGCACGAAAGGCTTGTTTCAACTTCAAGTACAAACACTTCCTCTTCTAATCGGTCTTCCTCTTCTCTATCTTCCTCTGATACTCGAGGGATGCTCCAATGCACATGGAAGGGTGGAAACCCGCATTTTGTTTTCTCTGTTGACGACCAAAAGGTGGTGTATGTGGCAACCTTGTGGAAAGTTGAGTCCGGTGATGATAGAGCTGTGGACTATACATACCTATTCTATATGAGTATGGATGGTCATAAAGaacatgaaattcatgataggGAGTCTCATCTAGTAGGTAAGATGAAGGTTTCGACTTCTTTTACGCTTGGTCCCAACAGTTCTAAAACCATGGAGAGAGAGTTCGTTTTATTCGGTGGTAATGAAGATTCCGTGCGAATGCAAACTTCAAGCCATGACCTCAAGAAGAATAAGGGATTGTCAAAGAAGGTGGTAGAAGTGTTCCGGACTAGTCACTCCATTAAAAAAAGAACTATCTCCAGATTTAGCGGATCAAGTGCCGCACTGGAGAGTTGTTCGTTGGAGTTATTTAAAGATGCAGATAAGAACTCTGATGCGCTTTTTGGGTCCAATCTTTTGGAAAATAATCTACCTCCAAATTTTGAATTGGTTGCCATTGTTGTGAAGGACCCTATTCCTGAAAAAAGACAAGAAAAAGCAGGTGGTTGGGGCTTGAAATTTCTCAAGAAACCAAGTTTAGAGCAAACAGCTACTCTAGAGGATTCCTCACTGTCCTCGGGTTTTTGTGCACGCAATACAGGTGATTGTTCGACAAGTATGGACATTCTAGTTCCAGCCAGTATTCATGGTGGTCCAAGGACTAGAAATGGTGGCCCTTCTGGTCTTATTGAAAGATGGAGATCAGGTGGATGCTGTGATTGTGGCGGCTGGGATGTTGGGTGCCCCCTAACCATACTTAAGAGCCGATCAAGTAGCAAAGATCTTTCACCCAAAGCAGACATGCAAGAGTGCAAGTTAGTTGATCTAATCATACAGGTATTTCTATTATCCTTCTAAGCTTCTATCTTTCGTggtttaaagttgtttagattTACTTAAAATAAGCACTGTAATGATGTAGTTTCAACTCCAATTTTTCAGGGATCAGAAAAGAGTGCTCCGCCCTTGAGGATGGTGAACGTGTATGATGGATTGTATTTTGTTCATTTTCAGTCAACACTGTCTGCTTTGCAGTCTTTCTCTATTGCAGTGGCATTTATTCATAGCCAGAGTCCGGTTCTCCGACCCAAAAATGTACATGAGTTAGAGTAGCAAGAATCATTGGTTGAGGTTTATTTAGTTTTTGCAACTCTTTAACTATCACATCATTTTTGTTGTAAGTCAATATTTAAGTATTTATACACAAAATTAGATGTTAGTTTTGTCCATTTGTGGCTAGTTTGTTAGTTTAGTGTCAAATCGTGTTTTTAGCGATGGTCCATTGGTTCTTGCTACAGGTTGAGATTGTTTATCCTTTGATTTTCCGACACATGTAACCTAGTATGCTTTGATTGAGTGTACATTTTCATATTGGAAAGATTGACAAGTTTTCGTAAAATGAATCTTACTAGAACATGGTAGCATTGCACTCTAATGTTTTATTGCAGTGAAGCAGTTTTGGCTCTCAAGAGTTGGTGTTGCGTTGCGCCTCAATACTCTGCGTTATGAGGTCATGGTTTGATACATTCTCTGGACTTGTTTATGATTTTTGAGGTAATTTGAATTCTGGCAATTTCTATTATGCTCCTGAATTTTTCATATACTTGTATGTAACCATGTTTCAGAGATAAAAGCATGACGGACTGACCTTAAGGGAGTATTATGATATTTATATCCTTGGTGATCCAGAATGAATGGTGTCAGTCGATTGATGCTCGTTGACCTGCTCACAGTTCGTTGTGTTTCGTGATGCAGATGAATTGAAAGTTATAAGTCAAAATTCCATGTAATTTTGCTTGTTTGATTTCAACACAAATTAATAATGCAAACAAATTTCTTACACCAGGCTGTAACATTTTAGGTATACAGCATAGTTCACATGCTATTTGGCAATGCAGCATAGTTTATTGAATATCATTTTGTCATGAATACTATTCCTGGGCTGGGAGTTAATGAAATGATGAACTGAATTTAGTCCAATTCCTTTTGCATATTTGTTTTGTTGTCTGATATTGAAGTTTTGATATCATGAAGAAACTTGTAAGGAATCCAATTTATGGGTATCATATTGTTTGTTTGGTGTACTTTTGATCAAGTTCGGGAATGGAATTGAATCACCCTACTCTCAGTAGCTTCCTTTTGTCACTAGTCGGGTACGGGTTTCATAGGTACCTGGCACTTGAGACtggaataaaattttaaaatttacatATAACCGCTACGATTGTATAGTATCCTTAGGTTATCTGCAGGGATGGAGCCAGCCTAGGGTTCGGGAGCTTCGACCCCTGATTCTAACCTTGAGTAGTATTGGTTTCGTACTGGATATACTTCTTAATTTTAGTTTATATTTCCGTATTTATAATGCAAtttcattattttcattattttaaGATGACTGAACTGGTTAAAAGGTATGTTTTAATGTAAGAGGTCATGAAGAaattttatttatctatttgaattttctttttctaaataaCTATGTTATTATTAATTACTTTCTATATCATCTTTATCTTTTTAACcattttgaactttttttttccttaaatcaaaattttaaaactttTGAGACTGAAAaacatttaatttttgaattaaattttaCTTGGGAGGCTAATTTTTGTTACTCAGTCTTAACGAGTTGAACTTCAGAATTTTATTTCCAACTTTGTAAATCTAACTGTGATATTGTAGTATGTAAGGTTAAAATTAGCCTTATATATAAATTCATGCCTTCGTCACTGCTTACCCGCAAGGTTACTCATTATAGCTATTTTATATATTGGTGGTAGGATTTGAACTCACCACCAAATATTCGaagttaattaaatttaagtattAAACCAACTCacctttattattattgtttataTCGAGTAGTTAAATTCATAATCTATTTGTTAATAGATAAGACTATTTGTAAGCATATGAGTATATGAAATGAGAATAAGATTTAATATATGTATCTGTTAGGGTAACGAGACAAAATGAGTAGTTCAGATGATAAAAAGGCAAATTTTTCCATAGACTTGCTAGCCCGTTCTTTATGGGCCAGGCTTCAACATTTATATTTGTCACTTGATCCGGCTTAACCTAAGTTTGTATGAGCCCGGATATAAATAGATTGGATTTGTTTCAAAAGTCCGACCCGACGTGATCCGAccttaaatttgatttttattatattcttaattgtttttttaagattatactttatttaattttgctgaattacttaattaaattataatttattatatttttatcgttaataattataatttataatatatatataaatatattacttGATGGAGCTAAACTGAGTTTGAGAATAAGTTACTTTAATCGGACTCACACTTGATATGAATATAATACAAGCTAGATTGGATCCGGATAAAGTAAATATATGTCAAATTCGGTTGGACGCGGTCTGAGCACGACCTAACCCAATCCATACACAAGTAAAACGGTAAAATGGGTAAGGATAATGGTATACTGCCTATACTAGCTATTAACATCCATTATTTGGGTTACATAgtgaatatatattatatattttcattttttcttggTTAAGTCTTTAAACTTTTacacaagtttttaatttttatttttcacaaattGAACCTTACACTAATACTTAGGATTTTAATAAGCATAGATCTAAcgatgaatgaccaaattcatttggtcattaaggTTCATGTGATCAAAATCGTACTTAGCTAATGAAGACATTAGTTGAGAAAACAATGCGTGgaaaaaagtttaaatgcttaatctaaaagaataaataatttcaaaggTTAATCTTTAAACCATACAATATAAAAGTTTAAATATTTAACCATATGTTTCACTAATATTTGTTTGATGAGGTAAAAGTTTAAGTAAGGATAGATTGCACACTTTCAAGATTGGAATAAACCATAAATTTTGATAGGAATTTAAAGTAGAATTTTGACCTAACGAGGAATCAAATCTCATTTGATAAATATGATTCAATGCAtagtatttttaattattttttaaagacATCTTTTTGGTAATttcctaatattttttttgttggcATTCTTTTACTACCCAActtcaaattcccacccctagccccgtgaaaggacgaaaatgccatTTCATGGGTTAAGGGTGGGAaaatgctattttttttgctctttcGACACGCGAGCTTGtgactatcacgcctcaccgtgtggaggggcgtgatagccccacgcctcaccgtgtggttaGGCGTGATAgctacacgcccgaccacaaggtgaggtGTGGGGCTaccacgcccgaccacacgatgaggcgtgatagccacacgcccgacctCACGGTTGGGCGTGATaaccacacgcccgcgtgtccgGAGGgcaaaaaaattagtccgctattgaattaaacccgtaaatacctgttacgtaaaaaaaaattagtccgctgttgaattaaacccgtaaaaaaattagtccgctattgaattaaacccgtaaataccttaattaacaaaataaagatttagttaaaataaattaaacaaacgaaaaattacaaaaatttaactaaaaatctacaaaattaatctaaaaatttaacatatacattataatcaaattaatatcaaaatttcacatataaattaaaccccaaattaatctaaacatttaacaatttaattaaaatgtaaatataatttttttaaaaaaaaaaaatttcaaaaacccCTCGGACGTATGAAGATCACtcccgaaccataggtcggcgtatgaacatcacgcccgacctacggttccggcgtatgaatatcacgcccgacctatggtgcgggcatgaggctatcacgcccggaccacaggtcgggcgtgatattcatacgccggaaccgtaggtcgggcgtgatgttcatacgcccgactgcgattccggcgtttTTGAAAAATCGCCCACAGATTCCATTTTTAAGCTTAAATCAGAAAACAAAAACGGCAAATCTTAtcattttcgctttccctttacggttgTTGTTACGCTCCATGTTTTGGTTCAAAAATTAGTCCGAatttgatcaaagagtgtgtagagtgtttgagaggttttgtgttttttcaaattttgggtaaagggtagttcggtcttttcacggggctaggggtgggaattcatgGCTGGGTGGGTTTAATAATTCACCTAATAAAAGGT encodes:
- the LOC136219491 gene encoding uncharacterized protein — translated: MEDTFTEKIGCANDDSFSLIVDKDGGLLGEKCLESSEAKSKRLVRRVNSQNTLVLKVKQLQHSRSSIKESFLRSMRILDSWIPKHMMTVDEKYIRRCLEFIHISASKAPPTSISLNLGWGELDVLSHGLIPAKIGNEYECIFTRFHVDCPVSSGNGSVVISPARDWIVGSIMGSKSMVNILNSPLFRKYGAYDGETNFGKVSFSDIDESTCYDFMNSPGVLSNYSSSNLYKEAAFPGKQTYKSERLHERLVSTSSTNTSSSNRSSSSLSSSDTRGMLQCTWKGGNPHFVFSVDDQKVVYVATLWKVESGDDRAVDYTYLFYMSMDGHKEHEIHDRESHLVGKMKVSTSFTLGPNSSKTMEREFVLFGGNEDSVRMQTSSHDLKKNKGLSKKVVEVFRTSHSIKKRTISRFSGSSAALESCSLELFKDADKNSDALFGSNLLENNLPPNFELVAIVVKDPIPEKRQEKAGGWGLKFLKKPSLEQTATLEDSSLSSGFCARNTGDCSTSMDILVPASIHGGPRTRNGGPSGLIERWRSGGCCDCGGWDVGCPLTILKSRSSSKDLSPKADMQECKLVDLIIQGSEKSAPPLRMVNVYDGLYFVHFQSTLSALQSFSIAVAFIHSQSPVLRPKNVHELE